The genomic interval GGATGCGTTTGGTAATCAACGTAGCCAGTTCGGCTTTCGCCTGCTCCTGCATTTTTTGCAGGAAGGCCGCATTGGAGAGCTGAGCCAGCAGGCGGATGCCTTCGGGGCGGTGGCCCAGGTGATTGCGAAGCGCCTCCGGTGGCTGCGACGACAAGGCCTCGAAGCTCCCGACGTGACGTACGAGCCACCCTGTTGCCGTCCAGTCGTCGGGCAACAATCGGGCAAGCGTCAGCGCAAAAAGCGTGGAGGCCGTCACGGCGTCTACATGGTCCTGCTTGCAGGAATGTAACGGGTTGCCCTGTCGAATGCAACCAACATCATGGCATTTTTGCCATATACTTTCTTCCAGTATCGTCGATACTTTGAGCAGGATAAGCTTCGTAAAATGAACTGGAAGGGTTTTTCACAGATGCGACGCTGGTGGGCGAGCTGGAAGGAGCGGATCGGAAGGCCGGGCGACTGCGCGCTGGTGCTCAGTGGAGGTGGGGCGCGCTCGGCCTATCAGGCGGGTGTGCTGCACTACATCGCCGAAGCGTTTCCGGACCGGGCCTTTACGATCATGACGGGTGTGTCGGCGGGGGCGATCAATGCGGCACAACTGGCCAACCATACGGGCACGTTCCCGGAAGCGGCTGCCCGGCTGGTGCAGACCTGGCGGGCCGTGCGCCTCGAAGACGTGATGGAGCCGGAATCGCGCTGGAAGGTGCTGCGCACGCTACTGCGGCGAGCCCGCTCGAACGGAGAACAGCCGCTCCCGGAAGACACGCTGCGGGGCCTGGTGGACAATGCGCCGCTGCGGGCCTTTCTGAAGCGCCATCTGCAGACGACCGACGGCCGGCTGCACGGCGTGGCCTTCAACCTGAAGCGCGGCACGCTCCGGGCCTTTGCCGTGACGACCACCAACTACTCGACGGGGCAGTCGGTCACCTGGGTGGAAGGCCGCGACATTCACGACTGGGAGCTACCCGATCGCCGGGGTGTGCGGACTGAACTGACCGTCGAGCACATCCTGGCGTCGGCCGCGCTTCCGCTGGTCTTTCCGGCCATCAGGCTGGGCGACGCCTGGTACGGCGACGGGGGTATCAGTCTGCTGACGCCGCTAGCGCCGGCCATTCATCTGGGCGCCGATGCCATTCTGGCCATCTCGACGCGCTACAAGCGCAGCCAGGCGGAAGGCGATGCGCACGACGTGGCGGGCTACCCGCCGGCCGCGCAGATCCTGGGCCTCATGCTCAA from Rhodothermus marinus carries:
- a CDS encoding patatin-like phospholipase family protein; translation: MRRWWASWKERIGRPGDCALVLSGGGARSAYQAGVLHYIAEAFPDRAFTIMTGVSAGAINAAQLANHTGTFPEAAARLVQTWRAVRLEDVMEPESRWKVLRTLLRRARSNGEQPLPEDTLRGLVDNAPLRAFLKRHLQTTDGRLHGVAFNLKRGTLRAFAVTTTNYSTGQSVTWVEGRDIHDWELPDRRGVRTELTVEHILASAALPLVFPAIRLGDAWYGDGGISLLTPLAPAIHLGADAILAISTRYKRSQAEGDAHDVAGYPPAAQILGLMLNAIFLDTLDQDAAMLERINRLVKKLPPHRRDGLRPIRLLILRPSVDLGKLAANYRPPLKGALRFLTWGLGATETKTPDSLSMMLFDPGYIAQLLEIGYEDARRQHDRIAAFLEGAPRRPPGNGHPAETPEVSGAETPPAVR